The Pseudomonadota bacterium region CATGTTTACCGATTATAGTTTGTACTTTAATAACACGGGGACAAGTAGCATCAATTACCTTAAAACCTGAATTTTTAAGACTTTTTTTTGTGCCTGGCGGTACCCCATGAGCCCTTATCAGCACAGTACCTGACCCTTTTTCAGGAATATCCTTGATAACTGTAATGCCTTTTTCGCGCAAAAGATCAAGCACCTGTGGGTTGTGGATAAGCGGCCCGAAAGTAAATATCGGCCATTTGTACTTATTGGGCATATCAAGAGCCATTTCAACTGCTCTTCTAACACCCATACAAAAGCCCGCTGTTTTGGCTACAAGAATTTTCATTACGAATTATGAGGTTTTAGAAATATTTTATGATCTACAAGTGATAGAGAGTGCACCCTGGCTTTTATGAATTTTTGATCTCCGAATATGTTGACAAGTCTGATTCCATCACCTTCAGGCTCAACACTATCAACTGCTTCCATTATAAGTTTATTGTCATTCTCTTCTATAAGATATGCATTGGCTTCGCACATTTTAACCTTCCTTTAATATCTTTTTAATAGTCCATATTCCTTTGCCTGGCATACTTAAAACAAAATATTTACACCAGACTAATATTTGATGTTGCTTAAAGCTTGTTTTTTTGTAACCCCTTTAAGATTTTTATCTATCATTTCTTCAATCATATGGGGAAGCGGAGAAGAAGAAACCCC contains the following coding sequences:
- a CDS encoding CooT family nickel-binding protein; the encoded protein is MCEANAYLIEENDNKLIMEAVDSVEPEGDGIRLVNIFGDQKFIKARVHSLSLVDHKIFLKPHNS